A portion of the Melanotaenia boesemani isolate fMelBoe1 chromosome 2, fMelBoe1.pri, whole genome shotgun sequence genome contains these proteins:
- the LOC121646471 gene encoding thyroid hormone receptor alpha isoform X4 produces the protein MHILQPYCINRWPDVPKRKRKNSQCSAKSMSGYIPSYLEKDEPCVVCGDKATGYHYRCITCEGCKGFFRRTIQKNLHPSYSCKYEGCCIIDKITRNQCQLCRFKKCIAVGMAMDLVLDDSKRVAKRRLIEENRERRKREEMVRTLQTRPEPDTAEWELIRMVTEAHRHTNAQGSSWKQKRKFLPDDIGQGPMAPSSDGDKVDLEAFSEFTKIVTPAITRVVDFAKKLPMFSELPCEDQIILLKGCCMEIMSLRAAVRYDPESETLTLNGEMAVKREQLKNGGLGVVSDAIFDLGKSLAQFNLDDSEVALMQAVLLMSSDRSGLTSVEKIEQCQEAYLLAFEHYINYRKHNIPHFWPKLLMKVTDLRMIGACHASRFLHMKVECPNELFPPLFLEVFEDQDV, from the exons ATGCACATCTTGCAGCCATACTGCATCAACAG GTGGCCGGATGTGccgaagaggaagaggaagaacagCCAGTGTTCAGCAAAGAGCATGTCTG GGTACATCCCCAGCTACCTGGAGAAGGACGAGccatgtgtggtgtgtggggaCAAGGCCACAGGGTACCACTACCGCTGCATCACCTGTGAAGGTTGCAAG GGTTTCTTCCGCAGGACCATCCAGAAAAACCTCCATCCCTCGTATTCCTGTAAATATGAAGGCTGCTGCATCATTGACAAGATCACCCGCAACCAGTGCCAACTGTGCCGATTTAAGAAGTGCATTGCTGTGGGCATGGCGATGGACT TGGTGTTGGATGACAGCAAACGCGTAGCCAAGCGGCGCCTAATCGAGGAGAACCGAGAACGGCGGAAGAGAGAGGAGATGGTGCGGACGCTTCAGACAAGGCCGGAGCCGGACACAGCGGAGTGGGAGCTGATCAGGATGGTGACCGAGGCCCACCGACACACCAACGCCCAGGGGTCCAGCTGGAAACAGAAGCGCAAGTTCCTG CCAGATGACATAGGCCAGGGTCCGATGGCACCCAGCTCAGATGGAGATAAGGTCGATCTGGAGGCCTTCAGCGAGTTTACCAAGATCGTGACTCCGGCCATTACTCGTGTTGTTGACTTTGCCAAGAAATTGCCCATGTTTTCAGAG CTGCCTTGTGAAGACCAGATCATCTTGCTGAAGGGCTGCTGCATGGAGATCATGTCACTCCGCGCCGCTGTACGCTACGATCCCGAAAGCGAGACACTAACACTAAATGGCGAGATGGCTGTGAAACGTGAGCAGCTGAAAAATGGCGGACTGGGGGTAGTGTCAGACGCCATCTTTGATTTGGGCAAGAGCCTGGCGCAGTTCAACCTGGATGACTCTGAGGTGGCGCTGATGCAGGCTGTTCTGCTGATGAGTTCAG ACCGTTCAGGGTTGACCAGTGTGGAGAAGATCGAGCAGTGTCAAGAGGCCTACCTGCTGGCGTTTGAGCATTACATCAACTACCGTAAGCACAACATTCCCCATTTCTGGCCCAAGCTCCTGATGAAGGTGACTGACCTTCGCATGATCGGAGCCTGCCACGCTAGCCGCTTCCTCCACATGAAGGTTGAGTGTCCCAATGAACTCTTCCCCCCCCTCTTCCTGGAGGTCTTCGAGGATCAGGATGTTTGA
- the LOC121646471 gene encoding thyroid hormone receptor alpha isoform X3, which produces MHILQPYCINRWPDVPKRKRKNSQCSAKSMSALSISVPGYIPSYLEKDEPCVVCGDKATGYHYRCITCEGCKGFFRRTIQKNLHPSYSCKYEGCCIIDKITRNQCQLCRFKKCIAVGMAMDLVLDDSKRVAKRRLIEENRERRKREEMVRTLQTRPEPDTAEWELIRMVTEAHRHTNAQGSSWKQKRKFLPDDIGQGPMAPSSDGDKVDLEAFSEFTKIVTPAITRVVDFAKKLPMFSELPCEDQIILLKGCCMEIMSLRAAVRYDPESETLTLNGEMAVKREQLKNGGLGVVSDAIFDLGKSLAQFNLDDSEVALMQAVLLMSSDRSGLTSVEKIEQCQEAYLLAFEHYINYRKHNIPHFWPKLLMKVTDLRMIGACHASRFLHMKVECPNELFPPLFLEVFEDQDV; this is translated from the exons ATGCACATCTTGCAGCCATACTGCATCAACAG GTGGCCGGATGTGccgaagaggaagaggaagaacagCCAGTGTTCAGCAAAGAGCATGTCTG CTCTTAGCATCTCTGTTCCAGGGTACATCCCCAGCTACCTGGAGAAGGACGAGccatgtgtggtgtgtggggaCAAGGCCACAGGGTACCACTACCGCTGCATCACCTGTGAAGGTTGCAAG GGTTTCTTCCGCAGGACCATCCAGAAAAACCTCCATCCCTCGTATTCCTGTAAATATGAAGGCTGCTGCATCATTGACAAGATCACCCGCAACCAGTGCCAACTGTGCCGATTTAAGAAGTGCATTGCTGTGGGCATGGCGATGGACT TGGTGTTGGATGACAGCAAACGCGTAGCCAAGCGGCGCCTAATCGAGGAGAACCGAGAACGGCGGAAGAGAGAGGAGATGGTGCGGACGCTTCAGACAAGGCCGGAGCCGGACACAGCGGAGTGGGAGCTGATCAGGATGGTGACCGAGGCCCACCGACACACCAACGCCCAGGGGTCCAGCTGGAAACAGAAGCGCAAGTTCCTG CCAGATGACATAGGCCAGGGTCCGATGGCACCCAGCTCAGATGGAGATAAGGTCGATCTGGAGGCCTTCAGCGAGTTTACCAAGATCGTGACTCCGGCCATTACTCGTGTTGTTGACTTTGCCAAGAAATTGCCCATGTTTTCAGAG CTGCCTTGTGAAGACCAGATCATCTTGCTGAAGGGCTGCTGCATGGAGATCATGTCACTCCGCGCCGCTGTACGCTACGATCCCGAAAGCGAGACACTAACACTAAATGGCGAGATGGCTGTGAAACGTGAGCAGCTGAAAAATGGCGGACTGGGGGTAGTGTCAGACGCCATCTTTGATTTGGGCAAGAGCCTGGCGCAGTTCAACCTGGATGACTCTGAGGTGGCGCTGATGCAGGCTGTTCTGCTGATGAGTTCAG ACCGTTCAGGGTTGACCAGTGTGGAGAAGATCGAGCAGTGTCAAGAGGCCTACCTGCTGGCGTTTGAGCATTACATCAACTACCGTAAGCACAACATTCCCCATTTCTGGCCCAAGCTCCTGATGAAGGTGACTGACCTTCGCATGATCGGAGCCTGCCACGCTAGCCGCTTCCTCCACATGAAGGTTGAGTGTCCCAATGAACTCTTCCCCCCCCTCTTCCTGGAGGTCTTCGAGGATCAGGATGTTTGA
- the LOC121646471 gene encoding thyroid hormone receptor alpha isoform X2, whose amino-acid sequence MEPTFNKQDSSSSDRDEKGWPDVPKRKRKNSQCSAKSMSGYIPSYLEKDEPCVVCGDKATGYHYRCITCEGCKGFFRRTIQKNLHPSYSCKYEGCCIIDKITRNQCQLCRFKKCIAVGMAMDLVLDDSKRVAKRRLIEENRERRKREEMVRTLQTRPEPDTAEWELIRMVTEAHRHTNAQGSSWKQKRKFLPDDIGQGPMAPSSDGDKVDLEAFSEFTKIVTPAITRVVDFAKKLPMFSELPCEDQIILLKGCCMEIMSLRAAVRYDPESETLTLNGEMAVKREQLKNGGLGVVSDAIFDLGKSLAQFNLDDSEVALMQAVLLMSSDRSGLTSVEKIEQCQEAYLLAFEHYINYRKHNIPHFWPKLLMKVTDLRMIGACHASRFLHMKVECPNELFPPLFLEVFEDQDV is encoded by the exons GTGGCCGGATGTGccgaagaggaagaggaagaacagCCAGTGTTCAGCAAAGAGCATGTCTG GGTACATCCCCAGCTACCTGGAGAAGGACGAGccatgtgtggtgtgtggggaCAAGGCCACAGGGTACCACTACCGCTGCATCACCTGTGAAGGTTGCAAG GGTTTCTTCCGCAGGACCATCCAGAAAAACCTCCATCCCTCGTATTCCTGTAAATATGAAGGCTGCTGCATCATTGACAAGATCACCCGCAACCAGTGCCAACTGTGCCGATTTAAGAAGTGCATTGCTGTGGGCATGGCGATGGACT TGGTGTTGGATGACAGCAAACGCGTAGCCAAGCGGCGCCTAATCGAGGAGAACCGAGAACGGCGGAAGAGAGAGGAGATGGTGCGGACGCTTCAGACAAGGCCGGAGCCGGACACAGCGGAGTGGGAGCTGATCAGGATGGTGACCGAGGCCCACCGACACACCAACGCCCAGGGGTCCAGCTGGAAACAGAAGCGCAAGTTCCTG CCAGATGACATAGGCCAGGGTCCGATGGCACCCAGCTCAGATGGAGATAAGGTCGATCTGGAGGCCTTCAGCGAGTTTACCAAGATCGTGACTCCGGCCATTACTCGTGTTGTTGACTTTGCCAAGAAATTGCCCATGTTTTCAGAG CTGCCTTGTGAAGACCAGATCATCTTGCTGAAGGGCTGCTGCATGGAGATCATGTCACTCCGCGCCGCTGTACGCTACGATCCCGAAAGCGAGACACTAACACTAAATGGCGAGATGGCTGTGAAACGTGAGCAGCTGAAAAATGGCGGACTGGGGGTAGTGTCAGACGCCATCTTTGATTTGGGCAAGAGCCTGGCGCAGTTCAACCTGGATGACTCTGAGGTGGCGCTGATGCAGGCTGTTCTGCTGATGAGTTCAG ACCGTTCAGGGTTGACCAGTGTGGAGAAGATCGAGCAGTGTCAAGAGGCCTACCTGCTGGCGTTTGAGCATTACATCAACTACCGTAAGCACAACATTCCCCATTTCTGGCCCAAGCTCCTGATGAAGGTGACTGACCTTCGCATGATCGGAGCCTGCCACGCTAGCCGCTTCCTCCACATGAAGGTTGAGTGTCCCAATGAACTCTTCCCCCCCCTCTTCCTGGAGGTCTTCGAGGATCAGGATGTTTGA
- the LOC121646471 gene encoding thyroid hormone receptor alpha isoform X1, with protein MEPTFNKQDSSSSDRDEKGWPDVPKRKRKNSQCSAKSMSALSISVPGYIPSYLEKDEPCVVCGDKATGYHYRCITCEGCKGFFRRTIQKNLHPSYSCKYEGCCIIDKITRNQCQLCRFKKCIAVGMAMDLVLDDSKRVAKRRLIEENRERRKREEMVRTLQTRPEPDTAEWELIRMVTEAHRHTNAQGSSWKQKRKFLPDDIGQGPMAPSSDGDKVDLEAFSEFTKIVTPAITRVVDFAKKLPMFSELPCEDQIILLKGCCMEIMSLRAAVRYDPESETLTLNGEMAVKREQLKNGGLGVVSDAIFDLGKSLAQFNLDDSEVALMQAVLLMSSDRSGLTSVEKIEQCQEAYLLAFEHYINYRKHNIPHFWPKLLMKVTDLRMIGACHASRFLHMKVECPNELFPPLFLEVFEDQDV; from the exons GTGGCCGGATGTGccgaagaggaagaggaagaacagCCAGTGTTCAGCAAAGAGCATGTCTG CTCTTAGCATCTCTGTTCCAGGGTACATCCCCAGCTACCTGGAGAAGGACGAGccatgtgtggtgtgtggggaCAAGGCCACAGGGTACCACTACCGCTGCATCACCTGTGAAGGTTGCAAG GGTTTCTTCCGCAGGACCATCCAGAAAAACCTCCATCCCTCGTATTCCTGTAAATATGAAGGCTGCTGCATCATTGACAAGATCACCCGCAACCAGTGCCAACTGTGCCGATTTAAGAAGTGCATTGCTGTGGGCATGGCGATGGACT TGGTGTTGGATGACAGCAAACGCGTAGCCAAGCGGCGCCTAATCGAGGAGAACCGAGAACGGCGGAAGAGAGAGGAGATGGTGCGGACGCTTCAGACAAGGCCGGAGCCGGACACAGCGGAGTGGGAGCTGATCAGGATGGTGACCGAGGCCCACCGACACACCAACGCCCAGGGGTCCAGCTGGAAACAGAAGCGCAAGTTCCTG CCAGATGACATAGGCCAGGGTCCGATGGCACCCAGCTCAGATGGAGATAAGGTCGATCTGGAGGCCTTCAGCGAGTTTACCAAGATCGTGACTCCGGCCATTACTCGTGTTGTTGACTTTGCCAAGAAATTGCCCATGTTTTCAGAG CTGCCTTGTGAAGACCAGATCATCTTGCTGAAGGGCTGCTGCATGGAGATCATGTCACTCCGCGCCGCTGTACGCTACGATCCCGAAAGCGAGACACTAACACTAAATGGCGAGATGGCTGTGAAACGTGAGCAGCTGAAAAATGGCGGACTGGGGGTAGTGTCAGACGCCATCTTTGATTTGGGCAAGAGCCTGGCGCAGTTCAACCTGGATGACTCTGAGGTGGCGCTGATGCAGGCTGTTCTGCTGATGAGTTCAG ACCGTTCAGGGTTGACCAGTGTGGAGAAGATCGAGCAGTGTCAAGAGGCCTACCTGCTGGCGTTTGAGCATTACATCAACTACCGTAAGCACAACATTCCCCATTTCTGGCCCAAGCTCCTGATGAAGGTGACTGACCTTCGCATGATCGGAGCCTGCCACGCTAGCCGCTTCCTCCACATGAAGGTTGAGTGTCCCAATGAACTCTTCCCCCCCCTCTTCCTGGAGGTCTTCGAGGATCAGGATGTTTGA